A part of Biomphalaria glabrata chromosome 3, xgBioGlab47.1, whole genome shotgun sequence genomic DNA contains:
- the LOC106056987 gene encoding zinc finger protein 664-like has translation MTFICREDKAYTCEICRKEFFKKKYLQNHQRVHTGEQRYKCYLCSKGFYHRSKLNRHELCHFKQKTYRCLTCNKTFSVLSKLKRHLMKHTENMYKCPVCQKGFSCLYYLNCHCKIHTGEKQFHCNQCGSDFSHRSNFARHLIIHTGEKPFKCQICYKGFSEKGYLKKHQVVHSREKPYHCNLCHKKFSFLSKLRKHETTHNTGQQFMCLTCNQMFYLKEQLKAHLLTHTGADIHNCEFCGKIFLCKTKMKRHLVVHTGEKPFKCYVCFKGFSERAYMQKHLVVHTEDKRFVCQLCNKRFPNPAKLRYHEVIHSCQSIYKCLMCNKVFCVLSRFNLHVASHIEDKFTLCSLCGRAFSSIYNLKRHQALKCNDKEMNFKFASCDELFLKEDISEKQFLNLSERNQEVSTQKLCTKNHEFDDEGKSFHNNMSGEVILYRHDNIKVFQCHLCAKVFTRSNYIKKHLLVHSGVKPFECDTCHKGFLTHYNLKRHQLIHTEIGSS, from the coding sequence ATGACATTCATTTGCAGAGAGGATAAAGCATACACATGTGAAATTTGCcgcaaagaattttttaaaaagaaatatttacaaaatcaCCAGCGAGTTCATACTGGAGAACAAAGATACAAATGTTACTTATGCAGCAAAGGTTTTTACCACCGCTCCAAACTGAACAGACACGAGCTGTgtcatttcaaacaaaaaacttaCAGATGTCTGACCTGCAACAAGACATTCTCTGTTCTATCGAAACTTAAGAGACATCTGATGAAGCACACAGAGAACATGTATAAATGTCCAGTGTGCCAGAAAGGCTTTTCCTGTCTGTACTACTTAAACTGTCACTGTAAAATTCACACTGGAGAGAAACAGTTCCATTGCAATCAATGTGGCAGTGACTTTTCACACCGATCCAACTTTGCTCGCCACTTAATTATTCACACTGGAGAAAAGCCTTTTAAATGTCAGATTTGTTACAAAGGATTTTCTGAGAAAGGTTATTTGAAGAAACATCAGGTTGTTCATTCCAGGGAAAAACCATATCACTGTAACCTGTGTCATAAGAAGTTTTCTTTCTTATCAAAGTTAAGAAAACATGAAACTACTCATAATACCGGACAGCAGTTCATGTGTCTTACCTGTAACCAGATGTTTTATCTAAAGGAGCAATTAAAGGCTCACCTTTTAACTCATACAGGTGCTGACATCCACAACTGTGAGTTTTGTGGAAAAATTTTCCTctgtaaaactaaaatgaaGCGCCACCTTGTGGTTCATACTGGGGAAAAACCATTCAAATGCTATGTATGCTTTAAAGGATTTTCAGAAAGAGCCTACATGCAAAAGCATCTAGTTGTACATACTGAGGACAAAAGATTTGTGTGTCAGTTGTGTAATAAAAGATTTCCCAACCCTGCTAAGTTAAGATATCATGAAGTAATTCACAGTTGTCAGTCTATATATAAATGTCTTATGTGCAATAAAGTGTTCTGTGTTTTAAGTAGGTTTAATCTTCATGTGGCTAGTCATATTGAGGACAAATTTACCCTGTGCTCTCTTTGCGGCAGAGCTTTCTCTTCCATCTACAATTTAAAAAGACACCAGGCCCTAAAATGTAACgataaagaaatgaattttaAGTTTGCATCGTGTGATGAATTGTTCTTGAAAGAAGACATTTCggaaaagcaatttttaaatctttctgagCGAAATCAGGAAGTATCCACTCAGAAATTATGTACAAAGAACCATGAGTTTGATGATGAGGGAAAATCTTTTCACAACAATATGTCAGGTGAAGTAATTCTATACAGACATGACAACATCAAGGTGTTCCAATGTCACCTGTGTGCTAAAGTTTTCACCAGAAgtaactatataaaaaaacatctCTTGGTTCACTCTGGTGTCAAACCATTCGAATGTGACACTTGTCATAAAGGATTTTTGACTCACTATAATTTGAAAAGACATCAGCTGATTCATACTGAAATAGGAAGCAGTTGA